The following nucleotide sequence is from Zea mays cultivar B73 chromosome 1, Zm-B73-REFERENCE-NAM-5.0, whole genome shotgun sequence.
TGAAGCTAATATGTGCACCAACGACAATGGTAGCCAACTTGGTACACGGATTGTGGACGAGATTATGGCCGGGAAGAACGTCTTCTTTGATCTTCCTGACAAGTAAAAATCTATCTACCCATATTGTTCTCTACTGCTTTGGCCTTGGCGCAGATCATAATTATAGTATATTGTTTTCATACCTCTTAATTGTTGAATGAAATCTTTTTACAACACTATTTTAGTCATTGTTTGCATAAAATAtatttgtgtggcaggttgactgGTGAGATATGGACCTTGAAATTCCATTGCATTGGAGCACAACCTGGAAAAGAAATTGTCACAGTAAATATTGATAAAGCTTATGTTGCCTTTTACAACGTGGTGTACATAAAATCGAAACTTGGATATTCTGGGAGGGACTTCTTGTTTTacaagaaacgatgtggcattgaTCGATCCAGGCTATTGGCACTTGATTACATCCACCAAGAAGAGGCCATGCTGTCTGATAACATGGATGAGAGAAAAATAAGTTTTGTGCTCACAAAAGATCCACCCAGTGATCTAGAGGTAAGCATAACTCCCATCAAGCGTCCAAGACAGCGAACAAATGTTGATGAAGAAACTATAGAAGTGTCGATTGATGCATATAAGGAGTGGCTTGCAATACTACAACATGATAATCCAGAAACGGGTAAGTTAAGATGTCAAACTCATTACATTAAATACATGATATGTTATAGTTTCCACAGTTAAACTTACATATTGTTTAAGTGCAGATTTAATGGATGACTTCAGGGAGGATACGATCAAAACATATAAAGAATGGTTAAGGCATCAAGGCGATCTTCCAGATATCTGTAATTTCTTTTATTTACAGCCTACTAACATATAGTCTATATTTTCGCAAATTGTTAGAGATGTAACTGATGCCTATGCTATCCGCAGTATTGTATGAACGACAAAGCAATGATGACCTAATATTATCAGATGAAGAAATTCATGGCAGCAGCAAACCTACTACTAATTGGCCATCTCATGCTAGACGTCATAGGAAAAGAGATCCTGGTATTTTTTACTAAGAGTGTTTTTTATTCAAATGTTGCAATCTTCTACTTTGAATATTTCTACCCATTCAGATGTTATTGGTATATATGTAGATAACGATGGAGTCTTTAAAAAGGAGGGGCGTGGTACCCTTAAGGGTATAGCAGCAGCCACCAAGCGGATCAAGAACGGTGATCACAAACTTAAGATTGAATTTTCATCTAAGCTTGGAGGTCCTGTAGGACCAAACGCTCGCACTTTTGTGGATGAAATCGTATTGTTTACAAAGAAAAAGGCACCACTCATTGGAGTGAAAAAGTGGAAAGATATAGAGCTCAATGTTAGATCTTCTATAGCCTCTGACGTACTGGTATGTGAAATTTCTTTACTTGAGCCCTAACAGTTAGCTAGAACTATTAGTGGTCTACTATTCCCAAATTACTAGACAATTAACCTTCTCTTTATATCAAAACTGAAACAGCGAAGGTGGGAGTTTCTAACCAATGAGGACGCGCATGAAAAGATCTGGTCTATTGCTAAGGAGAGATACAAAGGATGGCGATCAACGTTAAGCTCAACATACAAGGCATACAATAGTTATGCTGAAAGGATGAAAAACAAGCCTGAAGATGTAGACATCGTCGAGTGGCATTACATGGTGTTGTATTTTGGATCTGAGAAATTCCAGGTTTGCTATTTCATTTCCTTTACTTTAACGATTGGCACTTGCATAATATGGATGATTCTAGCGATTTATTTATTAATTCATTTCCAACTATTATTATTTTCTAGAAAATAAGCAGCCGGAACTCGGAAAACCGTCAGAAACAAAGAACGAAGCATATAATGGGTTCTAGAACTTTTTCCCAAATAAGCTTTCAACAGGTAATGATATGACCACTACTTTATTTTCCATGATTAATGACAAACTTGTATGATACATTCTTCACATTACAGAGAGATCCAGAAACTGGTATAGAACCAACCGATCTATCCCTTTGGATGATTACTCATTGTAAAAATGATGAATGGTCGGAAGAGGCTTCACGTGGCATTTATGTGAGTAAATCACAAAGCTTACTACTAAAACATACTTTAAAATACTCGGCATcaattcttatttgaattgagctAACTTGAAATATATCAAACAGAAAAATTTTATCTAACAAGAGAAGAGGAAAATGCTATTTTCCAAACAACATTCAAGGAAACAACAGGATGTAAGGCAAACAGACTTCATGGTCATGGGTACCTATCAAGATATCCAACAAGAAGTCAAGTGATGGAATCAAAGTTCCTCGAACAAGCTCGTGCCACGGTTGCAACCAACCAAAAAAACATTGAACTCGAAAGTCAGGTCCAGTTGTTAAATGAAAAACTTGCGTGTGAGGTTGCAGAACGAGAAAGAATACTCCAGGAAAAAATGCAAGCactgcaagaagaagaagaaaaaaaaagacaagtgcttagagaagaaatgaggcaagaaatggttgctgcccttgctgttgTAGCACAACAGGTATAAAATTTGATATTTGTATTTTTACCATCATTGCTATTAGAAACTTTTGCAACATAAATTGTTTGATCAATTGTTTAATGCAGAGCAACCGTGAAAGCACCACTCCAATCGATCCTTCTTCCGTTGTCCCTACTAAACCTCCTGAATTCATCCCAGCTGATTCTCCTGCACCTGCACCAAGTAGTGCAAACAACGTTCGTACACCAGACACAAACAATAAGAAAGACAATATGCCAGCAAACTATATTAGCTCTTACACTCTAAGGAATGCTGTGACAAGACGTGTGCAGGCAAGGGGCAACAAAAGAAGCGAATGTGTATGGAATGCAAATGTTCTTGTATTATGATCATATAAACTGTTTTACAACATTTTTttgatagttttgtttttgtaatcCTGGATATGATAATAGGTACAATCCGCAAGTGCAAGCGAGAAGCAAGGTAGATCAACTTAAGAAGCTCTATCAAAGTGTGTTTAAGGTATGTCCACaatctttttttatttcttttgtaGTTGTGCATGCAATGGATTTTAGTAGCCTAAACAGATTTTAGTTAACCATATGAGCAGTACACATGTTTGTGGCTCTGTGCAGCATGCTTATTTGGTAGCCTGTTTTCGCTCTTGTTAGGCTGGTGCTGCAGCTGCCTTCTCTGGTAGAGATAGAGTAGAACGCTTGCTGCTGCGTGCTTCCTGTTTGCTGCGTGCTACTATTTGTTGCTTGCCGCTGCTAGCTGCGTGCTGCTgcgtgttgttgttgctgcttgtTGCATGCTGCGTGTTGCTACTTGCTGCTTGCTGATGGTTGCTACTGTTTGTTGCTTGCCGCTGCTAGCTGCGTGCTGCTACATGTTGTTGCTGTTGCATGCTGCATGTTGCTGCTTGCTGCTtgctgctgctgatgctgctTGCTAGGAGTTGTGCTGTAGCTGTAGCTGTAGGCACTACAGTTGTAGTCTTTCACTAATGATTAACCAAGTTATTGTAGCTTTACTAATTATTGTTTTTAACACTTCCAACAGGTTCCTTGTCGTCGTGATATCGTCGTCAGCCTAGCTAACCATCGCTTGCATCAATGGAGGGGATGGAGGGGTACACGATGACAAAAAAAACTTCCAATAATTTGCTAGTCCTGAGTAGTTTATTATCTATGTTATCACAACCAAGCTAGTATGAGGATGTTATGACTGTGAGCTATGTTATCAAATTAATTTGTATTTGGCCACTATTTATTTGGTGCAACCTATTTGTTACAACTTATGGTATGGATGTAGTTAATATATGAGATAAGAGACAAATATTATGGTTGTCAATTTTGGTTCTTACGTTACTGATGTAAAATATAATTCTTTTGCATAACATTTTCTACCCAATACAAATGCAAAATGCATTGTCGTATAAATTGTGGGTTTGAATATATGTAAATGCAACGGTTTTATTGGTTGTTGTATGGTTCAGTTGCAATGATTTTTTTGTTGCAATAAGATGTAATTACCATGGATCTATTTCGTTGGGACTTCGGTAGTCGCAACCTTTTCTTCTTGTTGCAACATCATTTGTTACGATATTTTTTGTTGTTATATCGGTTGTTACCACAGATAATTTTATAGCAAAAAGGTCATGTAGCCACGAGACACATTATGTTGCAAAATGATCAAATGCAACGAAATTATTTGCATGGCAATACATCTTGTTGCCACGAGTCACTGGTGTGGCACTAGTGTTTTGTTGCCACACAGCATCTTGTGGTAACAAAGCCATTTGCAACAGATTTAAACGTGGCATTAACACTTATTACCATGAAATATGTTGTGGCAATAGAGTTTTTGGCAACTATCGTAATAGTTGCAATATAACTTATTGCAACAGAATAGTCCATTGTAACAACGAACTGCTGCAACACTTGAATACGTTGCAAAAGATGTAGTAATTGCAACAGAACGTAAAATTGTT
It contains:
- the LOC103644896 gene encoding uncharacterized protein is translated as MTTQGGLQPTSNEANMCTNDNGSQLGTRIVDEIMAGKNVFFDLPDKLTGEIWTLKFHCIGAQPGKEIVTVNIDKAYVAFYNVVYIKSKLGYSGRDFLFYKKRCGIDRSRLLALDYIHQEEAMLSDNMDERKISFVLTKDPPSDLEVSITPIKRPRQRTNVDEETIEVSIDAYKEWLAILQHDNPETDLMDDFREDTIKTYKEWLRHQGDLPDILLYERQSNDDLILSDEEIHGSSKPTTNWPSHARRHRKRDPDNDGVFKKEGRGTLKGIAAATKRIKNGDHKLKIEFSSKLGGPVGPNARTFVDEIVLFTKKKAPLIGVKKWKDIELNVRSSIASDVLRRWEFLTNEDAHEKIWSIAKERYKGWRSTLSSTYKAYNSYAERMKNKPEDVDIVEWHYMVLYFGSEKFQKISSRNSENRQKQRTKHIMGSRTFSQISFQQRDPETGIEPTDLSLWMITHCKNDEWSEEASRGIYVSKSQSLLLKHTLKYSASILI